In Pseudomonadota bacterium, the genomic window GAGGTTCCTATGTTCGACATCGGCTTCTGGGAGTTGCTGGTGGTTTTTGTAGTGGCGCTGCTGGTGCTGGGCCCGGAACGTCTGCCAACCGCCGCACGGCAGTTCGGGACATGGGTTCGCCGCATCCGGGGATTCCTCTCCACCACCCAAGCCGAAATTGAGCGCGAGTTGAGACTTGCAGAGCTGGAACAACAACTGCGTAATTCCTCGACTATGAACCAGCTCAAAGAAGACACCGACCTGATGAATCAACGGATCTTGCCGGACAAGCCGGAATCCGAGTCACGAGACACGCATCGATGACGCGATCCGATCCGGACGAAGCGTCCCTACAAGAACAACCGCTGATCGCACACTTGGTGGAGCTGCGCACCCGGATTTTGCGCAGCGTAGTCGCAGTGTTGATCGTGTTCGTACCCCTGGCCTTTCTTGCCGACCAATTGTTTACCTATTTGGCAACGCCTTTGCTGGCCCACTTGCCCGAGGGCACCAGCATGATCGCGACAGAAGTCACCACGCCGTTTCTCACGCCGTTCAAATTGGCATTTATGTGTGCGTTTTTTCTGACCGTGCCGGTGGTGCTATGGCAGGCATGGGGCTTTATCGCACCGGGTCTCTACCAACACGAACGGCGATTCGCCTACCCCTTGCTGGTCATGAGCATTTTTTTGTTCTATGCCGGCGTGGCATTCGCCTACTACGTGGTGATGCCATTGGTATTCGGCTTTATCACTCAGGTGGTACCCGACGGTGTGGCCATGATGACCGATATCGCCCGCTATCTGGATTTTGTGCTGACGCTGTTTTTTGCTTTCGGCGTAGCCTTCGAGATCCCGGTGGTCATCATTCTCATGGTCTGGGCCGGCATCGTGACGCCCGGAAAACTGACCAAACAACGCCCCTATGTGCTGATCGGCGCCTTCGCCGTCGGCATGCTGCTGACCCCTCCGGATATCTTCTCCCAGACCTTACTTGCCCTACCCGCTTACTTGTTATTTGAAATCGGAATCATCCTGGCGCGCATACTGGTTCCCGGTCATCGGGAAGTCGACGCACAAAGAGACAGCGGCGCCCCTTAAGGGGCCTCGCTGTTCTTAGGCTCTCAACGAACCGGCCGACCATCCACATCGATCACTTCCACCGCCTCGAATCCCAAGGCCCTCACCTCGTCCTCGATCCGCGCCAAATCGCCGACCACCACCCAAATCAGTCGATCCACTTCGATCTGACGCGAGGCTTCGGCCTGAACCTCATCGGGTTGCAAACCACGGACCTGGCTGACGAAATGATCGTAGTAGTCGTCCGCCAATCCGTACCGGATCAGGGACTCAACGCTACTGGCCACTTGGCCCGCCGTTTCATGCTGTCCCGGCAATTTCAGCGTGAGATTATTTTGCGCCTTGGTCAGCTCGTCACCCTGGATCGGCTTGCTTCCCACGATTCCCGCAAGCTCGGCTCGCATTTCGCCGATGGCTTCCGCTGTCTTGTCGCGCTGGACCGGCGCCCAAATCATCCACGGCCGCTGCCCCTTGGCGTTTGGTAGGTTCGCACCAGCGCCATAGGCCCAGCCTTTGTCCTCTCGCAAATTCATGTTCAGCCGAGAAGTAAACATCCCGCCGAACAGCGTGTTGGCGGTTTCGAGAGCAATGTCGCCCTCGTAACCTGTGGGCGGCATGATCTGCCCAGCAAAGATCATGCTTTGTTCGTAGTCCGGCCGATCCACCAGATAGAGCTTTTCGGCTTCGGGTCGCACTCGCCCCGGCACGTCAACTTCAATAGGTGCTTGGGCGGGCTCACCCCAATCACCGAATACCCGCTCCAACTGGGGAACCAACTCAGCCATTGCCACGTCACCCACGACAATCAGGGTCGCATGTCCCGGATGCACGTGACGTTCATAGAAGGTTCGAAGATCCTCGACGTCGACCGTGGCAACGGTCTCTTCCCGACCCGTGCCGGTCAAAGGCTGACCGTAAGGGTGGTCGGCACCGTACAACAGCGGCGGCAGTAAGCGCATCGCCAACGAAGAAGGCTGGGTTTTCTCCTGGGCGATGGCCGCCAATCGACGCCGTTTCAACAGCTCCAGCTCTTTCTCGGGAAACGCCGGATCACGCACCATTTCCGCGTAGAGATCCAGCGAAGGCGCCACCGTATCGCGAAGCGCGGACAAGCCCACCACCGCGGAATCCAAACCGGCGCCGGCCCAGATACTGGCGCCCAAACGCTCTTTTTCCGCAGCGAACGCCTGCGCAGAAAGACGGCTCGTGCCTTCATCGAGCATGGCCATGGTTAAACTGGAAAGACCCGGCTGTTCGGACGGATCCGCCGCGTAACCGGCATCTAACAACATCCTGAATTCGACCACCGGCGTATCGGGACGGCGCGCCAACACCACGCTCATACCGTTGCTGAGTGTCGCCCGCGCTAACGGAGGAAAGTCCAGATCAGGCGGGGTCCCGGTATCGGGCAGCTGAGAGCGGTCGGCGGTAGAAACCTCGGTGGCATACTCCGGAAAAGGTTTGACAGCCAGGGTAAAACGCCCGTCGCCCACCCACCGGTCCATCGCCCGAATGAGATCATCCGGAGTCGCGGACAACAAGGTTTCGAGCTCATCCCGCCACGCATCGGGACGACCACCGAACACTTCACTTTCTGCCAGCACCTGGGCCTTACCACCAAAACCGCCCACATGTTCGATACCCCGCAGGAAGCCCGATACGATACCCATACGCGCCCGCTCTAATTCATCGGCTGTGGGCCCTTCGGCGAGAAAACGGGCGAACTCGTCTTGAATCAACGCCTCGACGCGCTCCAACGCCACACCATCCCGCACGCTGGCCACCGCGTACAGTTGCGAGCCAATCTCCGCCGCACCCACGCTGACGCTGACTTCCGTTGCCACCTGCGCTTCTTCGACCAGACGGCGGTAAAGACGGGAGGTGCGACCGCCACCCAAAATACGTGCCCCCAGAGCCAGGTAGCTCACATCCCGGCTACCCCACTCGGGAACATTCCAGGTGATGTAAATACGCGGCTGCGCGACACGGTCTTCGATGACCATGCGACGATGGGTGTCGAGCGGCGCGATGTTGCGTCCGGGATGAACAATAGGCGGACCGGCCGGGATATCGCCAAAGTAATATCTGGCCTTCTCGAACGCGGTTTCGGTGTCGATATCGCCGGCGATGACAAGCACGGCGTTGGCGGCACCATAGTAGGTCTCGAACCACTCACGAACATCATCCAGTGAAGCCGCGTTCAGATCGTCCATCGAACCGATGGTGGTCCAAGAATAGGGATGGCCACTGGGGTAGGTGTTGGTCGCCAGCAGTTCCCAGACTTGGCCGTACGGTGAGCTCTCCCGCTGGCGCTTTTCGTTTTTGACCACCGAACGCTGTTCCTCCAGCTTGTCCTGGTCGATCGCACCCAGCAAATGACCCATGCGGTCAGATTCCATCCACAAGGCCAGATCCACCGCGGGCGATGGAACGCTCTGGAAGTAATTGGTCCGATCCCGGCTGGTGGTGCCGTTCATGCCCGTGGCACCGACTTGCTCGAAAGGCCGAAAGTAGTCGTCGTCGAAATTCTCCGAACCGTTGAACATTAAATGTTCAAACAAATGGGCAAACCCTGTGATTCCGGGCCGTTCGTTCTTGGATCCGACGTGATACCAGACGGTGACATTAACGATCGGTGTCTTGTGATCTTCATGGACAATCACCGTCAGACCGTTATCCAAAACCTTTTTGGTAAACGGGATGTCAATGGACTCGGGGTCGATGGTGAGATTTTTTTCAGGCATGGTTGATGGACCGGCACATCCCACAATCATCAGGGAAAACAGGTAAATCCCCAGCCGATGGCCACGCAGAGTCATGCTCACGCTCCTTAAGTCCACGTTCGTCACAGTCACCGGATCGGTATCGCGCATGCCGGATCATTTCCAGTGCCCCTGTTGATTGAGCGCCATGGCCTATGAAGGTTCCCTGGCGGCTGATCTGCGACACCTTAACGGGAGAACCCCGGCGCCAGCAACCCATCAGCCCGGGCCCACGGCTGGTCACGAACAAACCGCTTGTGTCATGCTGACGAGTGTCCATCCCCGATTGTATCGGCGCGGACTCCAAAGCCCCCTTGTCGAGTCGGGTTCTGCGACAACGTGTATCGTTCGGCATC contains:
- the tatB gene encoding Sec-independent protein translocase protein TatB — translated: MFDIGFWELLVVFVVALLVLGPERLPTAARQFGTWVRRIRGFLSTTQAEIERELRLAELEQQLRNSSTMNQLKEDTDLMNQRILPDKPESESRDTHR
- the tatC gene encoding twin-arginine translocase subunit TatC, which codes for MTRSDPDEASLQEQPLIAHLVELRTRILRSVVAVLIVFVPLAFLADQLFTYLATPLLAHLPEGTSMIATEVTTPFLTPFKLAFMCAFFLTVPVVLWQAWGFIAPGLYQHERRFAYPLLVMSIFLFYAGVAFAYYVVMPLVFGFITQVVPDGVAMMTDIARYLDFVLTLFFAFGVAFEIPVVIILMVWAGIVTPGKLTKQRPYVLIGAFAVGMLLTPPDIFSQTLLALPAYLLFEIGIILARILVPGHREVDAQRDSGAP
- a CDS encoding pitrilysin family protein — its product is MTLRGHRLGIYLFSLMIVGCAGPSTMPEKNLTIDPESIDIPFTKKVLDNGLTVIVHEDHKTPIVNVTVWYHVGSKNERPGITGFAHLFEHLMFNGSENFDDDYFRPFEQVGATGMNGTTSRDRTNYFQSVPSPAVDLALWMESDRMGHLLGAIDQDKLEEQRSVVKNEKRQRESSPYGQVWELLATNTYPSGHPYSWTTIGSMDDLNAASLDDVREWFETYYGAANAVLVIAGDIDTETAFEKARYYFGDIPAGPPIVHPGRNIAPLDTHRRMVIEDRVAQPRIYITWNVPEWGSRDVSYLALGARILGGGRTSRLYRRLVEEAQVATEVSVSVGAAEIGSQLYAVASVRDGVALERVEALIQDEFARFLAEGPTADELERARMGIVSGFLRGIEHVGGFGGKAQVLAESEVFGGRPDAWRDELETLLSATPDDLIRAMDRWVGDGRFTLAVKPFPEYATEVSTADRSQLPDTGTPPDLDFPPLARATLSNGMSVVLARRPDTPVVEFRMLLDAGYAADPSEQPGLSSLTMAMLDEGTSRLSAQAFAAEKERLGASIWAGAGLDSAVVGLSALRDTVAPSLDLYAEMVRDPAFPEKELELLKRRRLAAIAQEKTQPSSLAMRLLPPLLYGADHPYGQPLTGTGREETVATVDVEDLRTFYERHVHPGHATLIVVGDVAMAELVPQLERVFGDWGEPAQAPIEVDVPGRVRPEAEKLYLVDRPDYEQSMIFAGQIMPPTGYEGDIALETANTLFGGMFTSRLNMNLREDKGWAYGAGANLPNAKGQRPWMIWAPVQRDKTAEAIGEMRAELAGIVGSKPIQGDELTKAQNNLTLKLPGQHETAGQVASSVESLIRYGLADDYYDHFVSQVRGLQPDEVQAEASRQIEVDRLIWVVVGDLARIEDEVRALGFEAVEVIDVDGRPVR